One genomic region from Cinclus cinclus chromosome 22, bCinCin1.1, whole genome shotgun sequence encodes:
- the CASTOR2 gene encoding cytosolic arginine sensor for mTORC1 subunit 2 isoform X2, giving the protein MLKLWGPGALFCGKSGNELPSSEHLSVADATWLALNVVSGGGGFSSSQPIGVTKIAKSVIAPLADQNISVFMLSTYQTDFILVRERDLPFVMHTLAAEFTILRVVNGETVAADDFGVTNGFVKPKLVQRPVIHPLSSPSNMFCVTSLDPDTLPTVATLLMDVMFYSNGVKDSVVGNEDSGHIRFFSFSLIEGYISLVMDVQTQQRFPNNLLFTSASGELWKMVRIGGQPLGFDECGIVAQISEPLAAADIPAYYISTFKFDHALVPEENINGVVNALQVSQAEKH; this is encoded by the exons AGCTTCCTTCCTCGGAACACTTGAGCGTGGCCGATGCAACATGGCTTGCCCTCAACGTGGTGTCTGGTGGAGGTGGTttctccagctcccagcccatcGGAGTGACCAAAATTGCCAAGTCAGTCATAGCACCCCTAGCTGACCAAAACATCTCAGTGTTTATGCTCTCCACCTATCAGACGGACTTCATCTTG GTGCGTGAGCGAGACCTGCCCTTCGTGATGCACACGCTGGCTGCCGAGTTCACCATCCTCAGAGTAGTGAACGGGGAGACAGTGGCTGCCGATGACTTTGGGGTAACAAATGGATTTGTCAAACCAAAACTAG TTCAGAGGCCTGTCATTCATCCTCTTTCCAGTCCAAGTAATATGTTCTGCGTCACCAGCCTGGATCCAGATACCCTTCCCACTGTTGCTACACTCCTCATGGATGTCATGTTTTACTCCAATGG aGTAAAGGACTCAGTGGTGGGCAACGAAGACTCTGGACACATTcgctttttctccttttctctcattGAGGGTTACATCTCCCTGGTCATGGATGTCCAGACACAGCAGAG atttccTAATAATTTGTTGTTTACAAGTGCATCTGGCGAGCTCTGGAAGATGGTGCGGATTGGTGGGCAGCCTCTTGGCTTTG ATGAATGTGGAATTGTCGCTCAGATTTCTGAGCCTTTGGCCGCGGCCGACATCCCAGCCTACTACATCAGTACTTTTAAGTTTGATCACGCCTTG gtacctgaagaaaatataaatggtGTGGTCAATGCACTCCAAGTCAGTCAAGCTGAAAAACATTAG